The Deltaproteobacteria bacterium genome includes a window with the following:
- a CDS encoding VOC family protein — translation MFSHIMVGANDIEASRKFYDALLGTLGIAPGVTDEKGRLFYLSPTGVLGVTTPIDGKPATAANGGTIGFNVADPATVDKWHAAGVANGGTSIEDPPGIREGGLGKMYLAYLRDPSGNKLCALHRMG, via the coding sequence ATGTTCAGCCACATCATGGTAGGCGCCAACGACATCGAGGCATCCCGGAAGTTCTACGACGCCCTGCTCGGCACCCTCGGCATCGCGCCGGGCGTCACCGACGAGAAGGGACGGCTCTTCTACCTGTCGCCGACGGGCGTCCTCGGCGTGACCACGCCGATCGACGGCAAGCCGGCCACCGCCGCCAACGGCGGCACGATCGGGTTCAACGTCGCCGACCCGGCGACCGTCGACAAGTGGCACGCGGCGGGCGTCGCGAACGGCGGGACCAGCATCGAGGATCCCCCGGGGATCCGCGAGGGCGGGCTCGGCAAGATGTACCTCGCCTACCTGCGCGACCCGTCCGGCAACAAGCTCTGCGCGCTGCACCGCATGGGCTGA